From the Pontiella agarivorans genome, one window contains:
- a CDS encoding DUF7594 domain-containing protein — protein MNAHKWMASLLVLWLAGMNAEAFYDPSCETHAVVTNVMDFGAVGDGVVNDSAAFQAAIDSVTANGGGDVDVPEGTYLLKGIRLKSNVHLRVDSSAVLNLDVPTDGSSGGTMITIDGHPDWLENSSVQGVGGKFTVNFPEGSKGTRFIQVKKARNFLLSDFHVNGNLSAYSSVVFGPSGFDEATRGMPTQGTMRNVSISNSEYGYGLIQSQACDSILFTNLHANGGVALRMETGWDKMGNLQYGGVFNVVGRNISAENAKAAVMMAPVGLQQGLVDIDGVYATNCASAVQISAGGLRNLYNPDIFPGTYAEGSSVRNVTAVFGMSAQYKKMPDEYPSEFSGLFSNVSHSVYGAPIIGPSLSAVNNSNERVTIENVKTYGFDYVPPIQGDGYAQTAESFTATNYTANMDGDFWAATANLNAGGTNWISGDGAVGRIDLTTAEAENHALNYWGFALEAGEDATIASDFRYFHQSGGDLSGNLNEAAFGLLFSTDPDPAIGADGYCLLGNKGNGIGLVEEALSLIAHTNLNVDTASGGWSDWFRLKWTIERGDENYRGTPSIYDESGMLIYSGSTIDLGVANGTEIWAGYTTGTNRVGGRISDFSGLEQVEADNFVFEVSYINEAPIWLDTPSRFYATVDTEYTTSLRGAVLEPNGKLVKYTRLQGPDWLTVEADGWITGMPDIFDIGPNIFELVATDYEGLSSTNTVIVTVASSSGGMFSVPPVEDTYVQGLNPTNNYGSSRTMGLQDHAVKQRIAYLKFDLSQIPGDQLTNAFLRLKVSDPDPAMHQTVWSVADDSWQEDTVTYSNRPALVSGVSGAPVPVPDFGWWAELNVTGAVQGEWAGDQTVSLALVASNGFQTAYHSSDDMPGHRPELVVQTVQTNNTAPVFTESPMDGGTALIHADYTFSLSDFAVDEDGDELNFRIVSGPEWLVARSDGVLTGTPNEKDSGWNRWEVLAADGINPAVTGELNIWVEENDSELLSILNPVADTYVQGGTRSNNNYGTESTVSCKYKSNNENWTYEPYLRFDLSAVSGASITNATLRLKVQAIDDVATSVHTAYFVADDSWGETNLTWNTKPLWSTSLDAAPRPSSAGLWIELDVTQQVSAEWLGDGLFSVALIASTKDKVDYYSREALSVSDRPQLVIQAIGSEHSAWNAFISDYGLGGLKNNHSDSDGLDDWGEYVFGGNPTNPADTGTQPVFDAASSNYIFSLIGDDHVVAHVLTNADLVGGNWGTNATVNVTATNGVLGAYTNRVNMETDELFIKLLVE, from the coding sequence ATGAATGCACATAAATGGATGGCCAGTTTACTGGTACTCTGGCTTGCGGGAATGAATGCCGAGGCGTTTTACGATCCGTCCTGTGAAACGCATGCCGTGGTAACAAACGTGATGGACTTTGGTGCAGTTGGCGATGGGGTGGTCAATGATTCCGCCGCATTCCAGGCTGCGATTGATTCGGTCACGGCCAACGGAGGCGGGGATGTTGACGTTCCGGAGGGTACATATCTTCTGAAGGGGATTCGGCTTAAATCGAATGTTCATTTACGGGTTGATTCATCTGCGGTACTGAACCTCGATGTTCCAACGGACGGTTCGTCGGGCGGAACCATGATAACGATTGACGGGCATCCAGACTGGCTGGAGAATTCAAGTGTTCAGGGCGTAGGCGGAAAATTCACGGTTAATTTTCCGGAAGGTTCGAAGGGCACCCGGTTTATTCAGGTCAAAAAGGCCCGCAATTTTCTGCTGTCAGATTTTCACGTAAACGGGAATCTCTCTGCTTACAGCTCCGTGGTTTTCGGTCCCAGCGGTTTCGATGAAGCAACGCGCGGAATGCCTACGCAGGGGACCATGCGGAATGTGAGTATTTCGAATTCTGAGTATGGTTATGGTCTGATTCAGTCGCAGGCTTGCGATTCTATACTGTTCACGAACCTGCACGCTAATGGCGGGGTGGCACTCCGTATGGAAACGGGCTGGGATAAGATGGGTAACCTGCAGTACGGGGGAGTGTTTAATGTGGTCGGCCGTAATATTTCCGCCGAAAATGCTAAGGCGGCTGTGATGATGGCCCCGGTGGGGCTGCAACAGGGGCTGGTCGATATTGATGGGGTCTATGCAACAAACTGTGCGTCCGCGGTTCAGATTTCCGCGGGGGGGCTGCGTAATTTGTATAATCCGGATATTTTTCCGGGAACGTATGCCGAGGGCTCGTCCGTTCGCAATGTGACCGCGGTTTTTGGAATGTCGGCTCAGTATAAAAAAATGCCTGATGAGTATCCGTCGGAATTTTCAGGTCTGTTTTCAAACGTTTCCCACAGTGTCTACGGGGCGCCCATCATTGGCCCCTCCTTATCGGCCGTGAATAACAGCAATGAGCGTGTGACGATCGAGAATGTAAAAACATATGGGTTTGATTATGTGCCGCCTATACAAGGAGACGGATACGCGCAGACCGCTGAATCATTCACTGCCACAAACTATACGGCAAACATGGATGGTGATTTTTGGGCTGCAACTGCCAACCTGAATGCGGGCGGTACCAACTGGATCAGTGGGGATGGGGCGGTTGGCCGGATTGATTTGACGACTGCGGAAGCGGAGAATCATGCGCTGAATTATTGGGGATTTGCGCTGGAAGCGGGGGAGGATGCTACGATTGCTTCCGATTTCCGTTATTTTCATCAGTCCGGCGGTGATCTTTCAGGCAATCTGAACGAAGCGGCTTTCGGACTGTTGTTCAGCACGGATCCGGATCCGGCTATCGGAGCCGATGGTTACTGCCTGCTGGGCAACAAGGGCAACGGAATCGGACTGGTTGAAGAGGCTCTGAGCCTGATCGCGCATACCAACCTGAATGTGGATACCGCTTCCGGCGGTTGGAGCGACTGGTTTCGGCTCAAATGGACTATTGAGCGGGGTGATGAAAATTATCGGGGAACTCCTTCGATTTATGACGAAAGCGGAATGCTGATTTACAGTGGCTCTACCATTGATCTCGGCGTGGCAAACGGGACTGAAATCTGGGCCGGTTATACCACCGGCACAAACCGTGTCGGCGGCCGCATTTCCGACTTCAGCGGCCTGGAACAGGTTGAAGCGGATAATTTTGTTTTTGAAGTAAGCTATATCAATGAGGCTCCGATATGGCTCGATACACCAAGCCGGTTCTACGCCACCGTCGATACGGAATATACCACCTCGTTGCGAGGAGCGGTGCTGGAGCCGAACGGGAAACTGGTTAAGTATACCAGGCTGCAGGGGCCGGATTGGTTGACGGTTGAAGCCGATGGCTGGATTACAGGAATGCCGGATATTTTTGACATTGGACCGAATATATTCGAATTGGTGGCCACGGACTATGAGGGGCTTTCTAGTACCAACACCGTGATTGTTACGGTGGCTTCATCGAGTGGTGGAATGTTCAGTGTGCCGCCGGTTGAAGATACCTATGTTCAGGGGCTTAATCCGACCAATAACTATGGATCAAGCCGCACCATGGGGCTGCAGGATCATGCTGTAAAACAACGGATCGCTTATTTGAAATTTGATCTGTCTCAGATTCCCGGGGATCAACTGACGAATGCTTTTCTGCGACTAAAGGTCAGCGATCCTGACCCGGCTATGCATCAAACGGTTTGGTCGGTTGCCGATGACAGCTGGCAGGAAGACACGGTTACCTATTCAAACCGGCCCGCTCTCGTTAGCGGTGTGTCGGGGGCTCCGGTTCCGGTTCCTGATTTTGGTTGGTGGGCCGAATTGAATGTTACCGGAGCTGTTCAGGGAGAATGGGCGGGGGATCAGACGGTTTCTTTGGCGTTGGTTGCCTCGAACGGATTTCAGACTGCATATCATTCTTCGGATGATATGCCCGGTCACCGTCCGGAATTGGTCGTGCAGACGGTTCAGACCAATAATACGGCACCGGTATTTACTGAATCGCCCATGGATGGAGGTACTGCATTGATTCATGCGGACTATACCTTCAGCCTGTCAGATTTTGCTGTCGATGAGGATGGAGATGAGTTGAATTTCCGCATTGTCAGTGGCCCGGAATGGCTTGTTGCCCGTTCTGACGGAGTGCTGACAGGTACGCCGAATGAGAAGGATTCGGGCTGGAACCGCTGGGAGGTGCTGGCCGCTGACGGGATTAATCCGGCGGTTACCGGTGAGTTGAATATTTGGGTGGAAGAAAATGATTCAGAACTTCTTTCAATACTTAATCCGGTGGCCGATACGTACGTTCAAGGGGGAACGCGCAGTAATAATAACTATGGCACTGAAAGTACGGTGAGCTGCAAATACAAGTCCAATAATGAAAACTGGACCTACGAGCCTTATCTCCGTTTTGACCTTTCAGCGGTTTCCGGGGCCTCTATAACCAATGCCACGTTACGTTTGAAAGTGCAGGCCATCGATGATGTCGCCACATCTGTACACACGGCTTATTTCGTGGCCGATGACAGCTGGGGAGAAACTAATCTGACCTGGAATACAAAGCCTTTATGGAGTACTTCGCTTGATGCCGCACCACGCCCTTCTTCCGCGGGATTATGGATTGAGCTGGATGTGACCCAGCAGGTTTCGGCGGAATGGCTGGGTGATGGCTTGTTTTCAGTTGCGCTGATTGCATCGACCAAGGACAAAGTTGACTATTATTCCCGAGAAGCGCTCTCCGTCAGTGATCGTCCTCAGCTGGTTATTCAGGCCATTGGCTCTGAGCATTCAGCATGGAACGCCTTTATTTCGGATTATGGTCTGGGGGGATTAAAAAATAATCATTCGGACAGCGACGGCCTGGACGACTGGGGGGAATATGTGTTCGGAGGAAATCCGACCAATCCGGCGGACACCGGAACGCAACCTGTCTTTGATGCCGCTTCTTCCAATTACATTTTTTCGCTTATCGGGGATGATCATGTGGTTGCTCATGTCCTCACCAATGCCGATCTGGTTGGCGGAAACTGGGGGACAAATGCCACGGTGAACGTGACTGCGACCAACGGAGTTCTCGGCGCTTACACGAACCGTGTGAATATGGAGACCGACGAATTGTTCATTAAACTGCTGGTGGAATAG
- a CDS encoding sensor histidine kinase — protein sequence MRIWNFTDHLKAGGIVAAVLLVCVCHAVTNEVSEKVLFDIDFQDHPLSRWDSRYGGVPIINWGFAHVVENPADPGNRYLEHRPGFTAHGGTGDVNWVGQGLNRKIPRLEPGQELRLNFDCRLFFRNTRTGMNLLECLVTKPESSARDEFPVKIGHWGGTFYRNRRLGFKLMQTPRIAGRASPDGYLGIALKPVSYWAADLHIDLNDIGVHHLGRDDADTESDALNVTYTVSRYDRAPFVINSVMVSNTVTAAVWQGYSTSRKAETMLDDGLFIGFGSDSDLSGDEGFEMDNIRCSVGKGFQTLEKFKAQKKRGAVGQEENVVYETAIQTVSSEGPLEQEPPFLLSIPGKLKEIAARKAEIKSEIKTLPVVQESLQLNAYGYHGGYLPALDKLPEEPRWMLDIEFQSGARVEEVVLVPAIDRRFDDSRGYGFPKRFRVLQVFHDGSSRIAREWMTEDCPDPGRMPMVIKMPDPRSNRFRVEVFRGSREGQKEVFALDEFMGVVRQEIFRSVNVEAKTVYEARPYWGKGYLTDHKTSLGLPTARRTSGIASGTSEDFSVAFDRPPKKPIVLEIDLGQNRRLGWVTLFPAKSPEGILIPGYGFPGKINMEMVPELQNGKRGKTIELETAWEGGNPGNNVVRLEGRSEAGRWIRFIIDKLPRHYGANTFALGEINVYRSGEVFPIQQVNFEGFPPGTEENAALLWDGKAGGQPIMFLFDWLKQLEQKHKLTKELSRLSMNERLFQARWNGFLRSVFIVILVIVVLGAVLVALGAIVLRRRHAKQLRQQITEDLHDEIGSKVGAINLYASLVRKTASDPRAIESNRRIEVIAKEMQQSLRDVLWFTNNNTDTLRDVVQKLAEIAEAMVPPSILKLDRSPSYEIPESTISIQVKRNVLLIFREAVHNATQHSGATKIEVRIRWSKPGLVVTVWDNGAGFIFEDLSLNGKDKRRHLGLESMQRRAMQIKGELTIESSPGEGTELKLKLKI from the coding sequence ATGAGAATCTGGAATTTTACGGATCATTTAAAGGCAGGAGGCATCGTTGCGGCGGTGCTGCTGGTCTGTGTATGTCATGCGGTAACGAATGAAGTATCGGAAAAGGTCCTGTTTGATATCGATTTTCAGGATCACCCTCTGAGTCGGTGGGACTCCCGATATGGGGGGGTGCCGATTATCAATTGGGGATTTGCTCATGTGGTCGAAAATCCCGCCGATCCGGGCAATCGATATCTTGAGCATCGCCCGGGGTTTACCGCCCATGGGGGGACTGGGGATGTCAACTGGGTGGGGCAGGGGCTGAACCGTAAGATTCCCCGGCTGGAACCGGGGCAGGAGTTGCGCCTGAATTTTGATTGCCGTCTTTTTTTCAGAAATACCCGGACGGGAATGAATTTGCTCGAATGTCTGGTGACGAAGCCGGAGTCCTCGGCCAGGGATGAATTTCCGGTAAAAATCGGGCATTGGGGGGGCACTTTTTACCGGAATCGGCGTTTGGGTTTTAAATTGATGCAAACTCCGCGGATTGCCGGGCGCGCCAGTCCGGATGGTTATCTGGGTATTGCTCTGAAGCCGGTAAGCTATTGGGCGGCGGATCTGCATATCGATTTGAATGATATTGGCGTTCATCATCTGGGACGGGACGATGCGGACACAGAAAGCGACGCGCTGAATGTCACCTATACCGTGAGCCGGTATGATCGAGCTCCGTTTGTTATAAACTCGGTTATGGTTTCCAATACGGTGACCGCTGCGGTCTGGCAGGGATATTCCACTTCTCGAAAAGCCGAGACCATGCTGGATGACGGATTGTTTATCGGCTTCGGTTCTGATTCTGATCTCTCCGGGGATGAAGGTTTCGAGATGGATAACATCCGCTGTTCGGTCGGGAAAGGGTTCCAAACGCTGGAAAAGTTTAAAGCCCAGAAAAAGAGAGGGGCGGTCGGTCAGGAAGAAAACGTTGTTTATGAAACAGCCATTCAGACGGTTTCATCTGAAGGACCTCTTGAGCAGGAGCCGCCCTTTCTGCTTTCGATTCCCGGAAAGCTGAAAGAGATTGCTGCTCGGAAAGCTGAAATTAAATCGGAAATAAAAACGCTTCCGGTAGTGCAGGAATCGCTGCAGTTGAATGCGTACGGGTATCATGGCGGGTATCTTCCCGCTTTGGATAAACTGCCGGAGGAACCCCGCTGGATGCTCGATATTGAGTTTCAGTCCGGAGCACGTGTGGAAGAGGTGGTGCTGGTACCGGCTATTGATCGCCGTTTTGATGATTCCCGCGGCTATGGATTTCCGAAAAGATTCCGTGTGCTTCAGGTTTTTCACGATGGATCATCGCGGATTGCGCGGGAGTGGATGACGGAAGATTGTCCCGATCCTGGCCGCATGCCGATGGTCATAAAAATGCCGGATCCCCGCAGTAACCGTTTCCGTGTTGAGGTGTTTCGGGGCAGCCGGGAAGGGCAGAAAGAGGTTTTTGCTCTGGATGAATTTATGGGGGTGGTTCGTCAGGAAATCTTCCGCTCAGTCAATGTGGAGGCAAAAACGGTTTATGAAGCGCGGCCCTATTGGGGGAAGGGATATCTCACCGATCATAAAACCAGTCTGGGATTGCCGACGGCCCGCAGAACCAGCGGTATTGCAAGTGGTACCTCCGAAGATTTTTCGGTGGCTTTTGATCGTCCGCCCAAGAAACCTATCGTTCTTGAAATCGATCTCGGACAGAACCGTCGACTGGGGTGGGTGACACTGTTTCCTGCAAAATCGCCTGAGGGAATTCTGATTCCCGGATATGGTTTTCCCGGGAAAATCAATATGGAGATGGTTCCGGAGTTGCAAAACGGGAAACGAGGGAAAACCATTGAACTTGAAACCGCCTGGGAAGGTGGAAATCCGGGAAATAATGTGGTGCGGCTTGAGGGGCGATCTGAAGCGGGGCGCTGGATTCGATTTATTATTGATAAACTGCCCCGGCATTATGGGGCCAATACATTTGCTCTGGGGGAAATCAACGTTTATCGGAGCGGTGAAGTTTTTCCCATTCAGCAGGTCAATTTTGAAGGATTTCCGCCGGGAACTGAAGAGAATGCTGCGTTGCTGTGGGACGGGAAAGCAGGGGGACAGCCCATCATGTTTTTGTTCGACTGGCTTAAACAGTTGGAACAGAAACATAAATTGACCAAAGAGCTGAGCCGACTTTCCATGAATGAAAGGCTGTTTCAGGCGCGCTGGAATGGCTTCCTGCGGTCGGTGTTTATTGTGATTCTGGTGATTGTTGTTTTGGGGGCCGTTCTGGTGGCTTTAGGGGCTATTGTCCTTCGCAGGCGTCACGCAAAGCAGTTACGACAGCAGATTACCGAAGATCTGCATGATGAAATCGGAAGCAAGGTCGGGGCCATTAATCTGTATGCGAGCCTGGTGAGAAAGACCGCATCTGATCCCCGGGCGATTGAAAGCAACCGGAGGATTGAGGTGATTGCCAAGGAAATGCAGCAGTCTTTGCGGGATGTATTATGGTTTACCAATAATAATACCGATACCCTTCGGGATGTGGTTCAGAAACTGGCCGAAATAGCGGAGGCTATGGTGCCGCCTTCGATTTTGAAACTCGATCGTTCTCCATCCTACGAAATTCCGGAGTCGACTATTTCCATTCAGGTGAAACGAAATGTCTTGTTGATTTTCCGGGAGGCCGTGCACAATGCAACACAGCATTCCGGGGCCACAAAAATTGAGGTTCGGATTCGATGGAGTAAACCGGGGCTGGTCGTGACGGTTTGGGATAATGGAGCAGGATTTATTTTTGAGGATCTTTCCCTGAATGGAAAAGATAAGCGCCGACATTTGGGCCTCGAAAGCATGCAGCGCCGGGCGATGCAGATAAAAGGTGAATTGACGATTGAGTCCAGTCCGGGAGAAGGTACTGAACTGAAGTTGAAACTGAAAATCTAG
- a CDS encoding PEP-CTERM sorting domain-containing protein (PEP-CTERM proteins occur, often in large numbers, in the proteomes of bacteria that also encode an exosortase, a predicted intramembrane cysteine proteinase. The presence of a PEP-CTERM domain at a protein's C-terminus predicts cleavage within the sorting domain, followed by covalent anchoring to some some component of the (usually Gram-negative) cell surface. Many PEP-CTERM proteins exhibit an unusual sequence composition that includes large numbers of potential glycosylation sites. Expression of one such protein has been shown restore the ability of a bacterium to form floc, a type of biofilm.): MNKWIIGAALFAIGVGAQAAVITSSADGVLDAAATWDGVNSPTNANSDTWNSAGYDHSWQKNKTYYGTYVVQSGTTVTGSGNFDHVQFENMTLAGGTLQGARGQEYTVDANLAVISDSLVTVRRSGIIKGDGTATLTGNGNLTILQDTDANDSGDEFALGMGMDMTGYTGNILFTTDGGGSGADTFDLQILGDTSAAGTFGLALENQATGDVSVRLDLGTSNDFTVQALSFGGTTVANGTYTAADLTTAGFGDWVAGSGSTVTVIPEPATLGMVVAMGVGVLFIRRRFMM; the protein is encoded by the coding sequence ATGAACAAATGGATTATAGGTGCAGCCTTATTCGCCATTGGCGTAGGTGCGCAGGCGGCTGTGATCACTTCTTCTGCGGATGGAGTTCTTGATGCCGCTGCTACATGGGATGGCGTGAACAGTCCAACGAACGCAAATTCAGACACATGGAATTCTGCTGGATATGACCATAGCTGGCAGAAAAATAAGACGTATTACGGAACGTATGTTGTTCAATCCGGTACGACGGTCACGGGTTCGGGGAACTTTGACCATGTTCAGTTTGAAAATATGACTCTCGCTGGAGGAACGCTGCAGGGTGCCAGGGGGCAGGAATATACTGTGGACGCAAATCTCGCGGTTATATCGGACTCACTGGTGACGGTTAGACGGTCAGGGATTATTAAAGGCGATGGGACTGCAACACTGACCGGTAACGGGAATTTAACGATTTTACAGGACACGGATGCAAATGATAGCGGGGATGAGTTTGCATTAGGCATGGGGATGGATATGACAGGTTATACCGGTAATATTCTCTTTACAACGGATGGCGGCGGCAGTGGTGCCGACACATTTGACCTACAAATTCTAGGGGATACATCTGCTGCTGGAACATTTGGACTTGCGCTTGAGAATCAAGCTACTGGAGATGTTTCAGTACGGTTGGATCTGGGAACCAGTAATGACTTTACAGTGCAAGCACTTTCTTTCGGGGGCACTACCGTTGCCAACGGAACGTATACGGCTGCTGACCTGACGACCGCAGGATTTGGTGATTGGGTTGCCGGCAGTGGCAGCACGGTTACGGTTATTCCGGAACCGGCCACGCTGGGTATGGTTGTTGCAATGGGGGTGGGAGTGCTCTTTATTCGCCGCCGATTCATGATGTGA
- a CDS encoding sulfatase, whose protein sequence is MSKLTALCTLALTVSVSSFGHAKPNIIFVLVDDLGYADVGFNGSTYYETPNIDRLAGEGLVLENSYMYPTCSPSRTAIATGKQSFRTGVYTVPVLERGSDQENIFSRWTVGEEHTMYSQPLADSGYKSIHLGKWHLVGPYPKEEMEGTWPRSEKLDQPDPWDYSWAAYHKSEACAKYYPRGRGYLKNIGGTYRGDPALEIDGYKGETGGYFAPFNNPFMDQKNPKDKWLTDHLTTEAIDFMDEHKDEPFFVNLHYYTVHRPIRGRSPELVEKYVNKSGDPVTGQGMQAKPKDKLKSAEYASMIESLDDNIGRIADYLERNNLRENTLILFSSDNGQNVGANKTLRGKKGWIYEGGIRVPTFMNWPGKIKPRRSKTPISGLDYFPTFMEVAGIKYNGVLDGDSIVGLFTGEPRNLQERPLFWHLASRFHHGTCSVIRKNNFKLIQFLKDGSLELYNLEKDPAETHNLAAEHPEVAQKLLRELTGWRKQNSIPLPPESPLDY, encoded by the coding sequence ATGTCCAAATTAACCGCTTTATGTACGTTGGCGCTGACCGTCTCCGTATCGTCTTTCGGCCATGCAAAGCCGAATATTATATTTGTTTTAGTCGATGATCTGGGGTACGCGGATGTGGGATTCAACGGGTCCACTTATTACGAAACGCCCAATATTGACCGGTTGGCCGGGGAAGGGCTGGTGCTTGAGAATTCCTACATGTATCCAACCTGTTCTCCGTCGCGCACTGCCATTGCGACCGGAAAACAATCGTTTCGCACCGGAGTCTATACGGTGCCGGTTCTGGAGCGGGGGAGTGATCAGGAAAATATTTTTTCCCGCTGGACCGTTGGCGAAGAGCATACCATGTACAGTCAGCCGCTGGCGGATTCGGGCTACAAATCCATTCATCTCGGCAAATGGCATCTTGTCGGACCGTATCCGAAGGAAGAGATGGAAGGAACCTGGCCGCGCAGTGAAAAACTGGATCAGCCGGATCCCTGGGATTATAGCTGGGCGGCCTATCACAAGTCCGAGGCCTGCGCGAAATACTATCCCCGGGGTCGCGGTTATCTGAAAAATATCGGGGGCACATATCGTGGCGATCCGGCATTGGAAATCGACGGCTATAAGGGCGAGACCGGCGGCTATTTTGCTCCGTTTAATAATCCGTTCATGGACCAGAAAAATCCGAAAGATAAGTGGTTGACCGATCATTTGACGACCGAGGCGATTGATTTTATGGATGAGCACAAAGACGAGCCGTTCTTTGTTAATCTGCACTATTATACCGTGCATCGCCCGATTCGCGGCCGCAGCCCGGAGCTGGTTGAAAAGTATGTGAATAAATCCGGTGATCCGGTAACCGGACAGGGCATGCAGGCCAAGCCGAAAGATAAACTCAAGAGTGCTGAATATGCCAGCATGATTGAATCGCTCGACGACAATATCGGACGTATTGCGGATTATCTGGAACGGAATAACCTGCGTGAAAATACATTGATTCTGTTCAGTTCGGACAACGGACAAAATGTCGGAGCCAACAAAACGCTGAGAGGTAAAAAAGGCTGGATATACGAAGGGGGGATTCGTGTGCCTACGTTTATGAACTGGCCCGGGAAAATCAAACCCCGGCGTTCCAAAACCCCGATTAGCGGACTGGATTATTTCCCGACGTTTATGGAGGTTGCCGGAATAAAATACAACGGAGTGCTGGATGGAGATTCCATTGTCGGATTGTTCACCGGTGAACCCCGGAACTTGCAGGAGCGTCCGTTATTCTGGCATTTGGCCAGCCGGTTCCATCATGGAACCTGTTCGGTGATTCGTAAGAATAATTTCAAATTGATTCAGTTCCTCAAGGATGGATCGCTTGAGTTGTATAATTTAGAGAAAGACCCGGCGGAAACCCATAATCTGGCCGCAGAACATCCGGAAGTCGCACAGAAGCTGCTCCGGGAGCTGACCGGCTGGCGTAAACAAAACAGTATTCCGCTGCCTCCGGAATCTCCTTTGGATTACTGA
- a CDS encoding response regulator transcription factor has protein sequence MSKENKAVSIWLVEDEKHYREAMVCHLELDDRITRVESFGSYEKALVKLSRTDLPDLILLDLHLPGINGIEAATALKHHYPELNVLVLTSSSDRKSVFDAICAGANGYLVKSDSIEEILQGIHQVLDGGVPLSREVASYVLDTVRSMAPKSSKVELSERETEILRLLADGESRKKVAHKLHIAVATVDYHLRSVYEKLQVHSTAGAIGEAFRQKLID, from the coding sequence ATGTCTAAAGAGAATAAAGCCGTAAGCATCTGGCTGGTGGAGGATGAAAAGCATTACCGCGAAGCGATGGTGTGCCACCTGGAGCTGGACGATCGCATCACCCGCGTTGAGAGTTTCGGTTCCTATGAAAAAGCATTGGTCAAGTTAAGCCGGACCGACCTGCCGGATCTCATTCTGCTGGATCTCCATCTGCCGGGTATCAACGGAATTGAAGCTGCAACTGCCTTGAAGCATCATTATCCGGAATTGAATGTTCTCGTGCTGACCAGCTCATCTGACCGAAAGTCGGTTTTTGATGCCATTTGTGCCGGTGCCAATGGGTATCTGGTAAAGAGCGACTCGATCGAGGAGATTCTTCAGGGCATTCATCAGGTCTTGGATGGCGGGGTGCCGCTGAGTCGTGAAGTGGCCTCGTATGTCCTTGATACTGTCCGTTCCATGGCACCTAAAAGCTCCAAGGTTGAACTGAGCGAACGCGAAACTGAAATTTTACGTCTGTTGGCTGACGGCGAAAGTCGAAAGAAAGTGGCGCACAAGCTGCATATCGCAGTGGCCACTGTCGATTATCACCTGCGCAGCGTCTACGAAAAGCTTCAGGTGCATTCCACCGCCGGGGCCATCGGGGAAGCTTTCCGTCAGAAACTGATTGATTAA